Proteins from a single region of Anastrepha ludens isolate Willacy chromosome 5, idAnaLude1.1, whole genome shotgun sequence:
- the LOC128864970 gene encoding uncharacterized protein LOC128864970: protein MYVDNNCFVLSLLALLLLSCFCAFICLFASNAEFLWFAKFMFVRRLVLLLLLLLLLLLLLVSFRPSFRCSARAAMIFIRFIDSKALGRIGSIQAAAGSARKPTSQVSRTGSARPQTDQNENIN, encoded by the coding sequence atgtatgtGGATAATAATTGTTTTGTCCTGTCGCTGTTAGCCTTGCTGTTGCTTTCGTGCTTTTGTGCATTCATTTGTTTGTTCGCTTCAAATGCTGAGTTcctttggtttgccaaatttatgTTTGTTCGCCGGctggtgttgctgttgctgctactgctgctgcttctgTTGTTACTTGTGTCTTTCCGGCCGAGCTTTCGTTGTAGCGCACGCGCTGCAATGATATTCATTAGGTTTATAGATAGCAAAGCGCTCGGTCGAATTGGATCCATACAGGCAGCAGCAGGCAGTGCTAGGAAGCCAACAAGCCAAGTCAGCCGAACAGGCAGTGCGCGGCCTCAGACCG